One stretch of Candidatus Binatus sp. DNA includes these proteins:
- a CDS encoding HNH endonuclease, with protein sequence MIQPEDPPGFIVRTEAQKAASNNGYRLIRGIEGGWLCFASTTAKGQVWIASVSKSGPWLLSIGRPEVGAEIELPSTSATIGPGAVTFVFDNLEGLYGALDRVYRLGLSLPDVPFANFRAAVQNLSRATEIERLVIQRIGQDVFRQALMNYWGGRCPLSGITDTALLRASHIVPWAECATDEQRLDVHNGLLLSALWDSAFDAGLITFEDDGLVLFSPELSAEACSGLGLAKEPKLSGLTSAHRLNLKWHRARYAPRDGWMTPTGATGM encoded by the coding sequence ATGATCCAACCTGAAGACCCGCCCGGCTTCATTGTGCGCACGGAGGCGCAGAAGGCCGCATCGAACAATGGCTATCGGTTGATTCGTGGAATCGAAGGCGGCTGGTTATGCTTTGCTTCAACGACAGCAAAGGGCCAGGTCTGGATCGCCAGCGTTTCTAAGAGCGGGCCCTGGCTATTGTCCATCGGTCGTCCTGAAGTCGGTGCCGAAATCGAGCTTCCATCGACATCAGCAACTATAGGACCCGGTGCGGTCACCTTCGTTTTCGACAATCTCGAAGGGCTCTACGGTGCTCTGGACCGAGTATATCGCCTCGGCCTAAGCCTTCCCGACGTACCCTTCGCGAACTTTCGTGCTGCTGTGCAGAACCTCTCGCGCGCCACCGAAATCGAGCGGCTCGTCATACAGCGCATAGGACAGGACGTGTTTCGCCAAGCACTAATGAACTACTGGGGCGGGCGATGTCCCCTCTCAGGAATCACCGACACGGCATTGCTCCGCGCGTCACACATCGTCCCGTGGGCTGAGTGTGCAACAGACGAACAACGACTGGATGTTCATAACGGACTTCTGCTCTCCGCACTTTGGGATTCCGCATTCGATGCCGGATTAATCACATTCGAGGACGACGGCTTAGTGCTTTTTTCTCCTGAGCTGAGCGCAGAAGCATGCTCCGGGCTAGGCTTGGCCAAGGAGCCCAAGCTTAGTGGTCTCACGTCCGCTCACAGGTTAAACTTGAAATGGCATCGCGCCCGTTATGCGCCGAGAGACGGCTGGATGACGCCAACGGGCGCGACAGGTATGTAG
- a CDS encoding DUF2924 domain-containing protein — MNHGFYGGETAKISSEIDALFDLRVSELKVRWRSVYGTEPPPRSSKKLLISAIAYRMQERAFGGLKPSVRRLLERVSEEEAGRRILRTRPVTSTSAGMVLIRDWQGKSHHVTVLERGVLYRKKNYRSLSQVARVITGCRWSGPLFFGLKGRAKEGASGTR, encoded by the coding sequence ATGAACCACGGATTTTATGGCGGCGAAACCGCAAAGATCTCAAGCGAGATCGACGCCCTGTTCGATCTGAGGGTAAGCGAACTGAAAGTAAGATGGCGATCCGTATACGGCACGGAACCGCCGCCGCGCAGCAGCAAGAAACTGCTCATCTCGGCAATTGCTTATCGTATGCAGGAGCGAGCGTTCGGTGGGCTCAAGCCGTCGGTACGCCGCTTGCTCGAGCGCGTGTCCGAGGAAGAAGCCGGCCGCCGGATTTTACGTACCCGGCCTGTTACAAGCACCTCAGCCGGCATGGTTCTGATCCGCGATTGGCAGGGCAAAAGCCACCACGTCACCGTGCTCGAACGAGGTGTTCTATACCGCAAAAAGAATTACCGTTCGCTCTCACAAGTTGCTCGGGTCATTACCGGCTGCCGATGGTCAGGACCTCTCTTCTTTGGTTTGAAAGGTCGGGCGAAGGAGGGGGCTAGTGGAACCCGCTAA
- a CDS encoding recombinase family protein has translation MEPAKSSVQRCAVYTRKSSEEGLEQDFNSLQAQREACEAFIKSQAGEGWRLVKTAYDDGGISGGTMERPALQRLLSDIDEGRIDVVVVYKVDRLTRSLADFAKIVEIFDAHHVSFVSITQQFNTTTSMGRLTLNVLLSFAQFEREVTGERIRDKIAASKKKGMWMGGLCCLGYDIRDRRLVVNQEESKLVKQIYKRYLELGSVRLLKQDLDRRGIVSKIRVSKNGTRSGGRSFSRGALYELLANPIYVGEIRHKEIRHPGQHEAIVDRQVWEEVQRQLRDQAARDGTPKIKAATNVLAGKLFDENGDPLYSTAAKGRHGGRYRYYVSRELIRSGGSSVGKEKGWRLAAPELEQSVVVSVQKILSDHAGIATTLQEAGVSSAEINSVLKADEAKSALLESEPQAAPTIVELVRRVDLRKDGMEISMNLESLLPRDSGIRQSSSLTLTRFVPLEMKRRGVAMRLVIGGGVSTRKTDPTLLKAVARGRKWFNELVSGRAVFTREIAEREGVNERFVRRLMHLAFLSPAIVQAIAEGRHPADLTCEALSRGIDIPVEWTKQLAALGFD, from the coding sequence GTGGAACCCGCTAAATCTTCGGTTCAACGTTGCGCGGTGTATACCCGAAAATCTTCAGAGGAAGGCCTCGAGCAGGATTTCAATTCGCTGCAGGCTCAGCGTGAAGCCTGCGAAGCGTTCATCAAGAGCCAGGCAGGTGAGGGTTGGCGTCTGGTCAAGACCGCGTACGATGACGGTGGCATTTCCGGCGGCACTATGGAGCGCCCCGCTTTGCAGCGCCTTCTGTCCGATATCGACGAAGGCCGGATCGATGTCGTGGTGGTTTACAAGGTCGACCGGCTAACCCGTTCGCTGGCGGACTTCGCCAAAATCGTGGAGATCTTTGATGCTCACCACGTTTCGTTCGTCTCGATCACTCAGCAATTCAATACCACCACTTCGATGGGCCGTCTCACACTGAATGTCCTGCTCTCGTTTGCGCAATTTGAGCGAGAGGTAACCGGGGAGCGGATCCGCGACAAGATTGCTGCCTCCAAGAAGAAGGGCATGTGGATGGGGGGCCTCTGCTGCCTCGGTTACGACATCCGCGATCGCCGGCTGGTGGTCAATCAGGAAGAATCGAAGCTCGTTAAGCAGATCTATAAACGATACCTCGAACTCGGCAGCGTCCGTCTTCTGAAACAAGATCTGGATCGGCGCGGGATCGTTTCGAAGATTCGCGTATCGAAGAACGGCACACGCTCGGGAGGCCGATCTTTTTCTCGCGGCGCCCTTTACGAGTTGCTCGCGAACCCGATCTACGTCGGTGAGATCCGTCACAAGGAGATTCGTCATCCAGGGCAGCACGAAGCCATCGTGGATCGACAAGTCTGGGAAGAGGTTCAGAGACAGCTTCGCGACCAAGCTGCTCGAGACGGTACTCCAAAAATCAAAGCCGCTACTAACGTTTTGGCCGGCAAGTTGTTCGATGAGAACGGCGATCCGCTGTACTCGACGGCGGCGAAGGGCCGCCATGGTGGTCGTTACCGGTATTATGTTTCCAGGGAGCTGATAAGAAGCGGCGGCTCCTCGGTAGGAAAGGAGAAGGGTTGGCGATTGGCTGCACCGGAGCTGGAGCAAAGTGTTGTTGTGTCGGTTCAGAAGATCCTTAGCGACCACGCAGGCATTGCGACCACGTTGCAGGAAGCCGGCGTATCGTCAGCCGAGATTAATTCAGTTCTCAAAGCGGACGAAGCCAAGAGCGCGTTGCTGGAATCAGAGCCTCAAGCGGCGCCCACCATCGTTGAACTCGTTAGACGAGTCGATCTCAGAAAGGATGGCATGGAAATATCGATGAATCTCGAATCGCTACTCCCGCGCGATTCGGGCATCCGGCAATCGTCTTCGTTGACGTTAACTCGATTCGTACCTCTGGAAATGAAACGACGCGGAGTCGCGATGCGGCTGGTGATCGGCGGCGGTGTTTCGACCCGCAAGACCGATCCGACTCTTCTGAAAGCGGTCGCGCGAGGACGCAAGTGGTTCAACGAACTCGTCTCGGGTCGCGCAGTATTCACGCGGGAGATCGCAGAGCGAGAAGGGGTAAACGAACGTTTTGTAAGGCGTTTAATGCACCTTGCGTTCCTTTCACCTGCGATTGTTCAGGCGATCGCCGAGGGTCGTCATCCGGCAGATCTCACTTGTGAGGCACTTAGCCGCGGCATCGACATTCCCGTCGAGTGGACCAAGCAACTTGCGGCGCTCGGCTTCGATTGA
- the lexA gene encoding transcriptional repressor LexA produces the protein MEALTTIQRRVLEALRRHADQGDPAPTYRELCAEFKWASTGTVRDHLRALVRKGYLELTGRHRELRLREERPPIARVPLVGRVVPGVPVISDEHTGQRIPVPLAWTRKGTFFALRVAGDSMRDAGIFEGDQVVVRQQSVAVDGDVVIATLESETTIKRLRINKSRVMLVAENPQYRSIEVRTPEATIQGVVVGLMRAYHESGATAHPSTRRTARRIAPGRCLSVSQKKRREHLGKSHLFGGSRTTAKLDVVAEYLAAYTTALKNTPFLKGYIDAFAGTGYREARPESETGLSSQSLLFPDLAEPEPQDLLEGSAVRALKTDPRFDSYVFIERSPARCKQLEDLRSQFPHLASAIQIREGEANLEIQALCSKNWSSHRAVLFLDPYGMQVEWKTIDAIAKTKAIDLWVLFPLGIGVNRLLTKSGGIPESWKRRLDLLLGTEDWYEEFYRVESTPTLFGKPEEQVVKATIDTVGQYFIRRLKTVFAGVADEPKVLLNSANCPLYLLCFAASNSNGANIALKIANHLLKKVVL, from the coding sequence ATGGAGGCGCTCACGACGATTCAGAGAAGGGTGTTGGAAGCCCTCCGCCGACACGCGGACCAAGGCGACCCCGCGCCAACCTATCGCGAGCTTTGCGCTGAGTTTAAGTGGGCGTCGACCGGCACGGTCCGCGACCATCTGCGTGCCCTGGTACGCAAGGGATACCTGGAACTTACTGGCAGACATCGTGAACTTCGGTTGCGGGAAGAGCGTCCGCCGATTGCTCGCGTGCCACTCGTGGGTCGCGTGGTCCCGGGTGTACCAGTGATCTCTGACGAGCACACTGGCCAACGCATTCCGGTTCCCTTGGCTTGGACGAGAAAAGGGACGTTTTTCGCCCTCCGTGTTGCCGGTGATAGCATGCGGGATGCGGGAATATTCGAGGGCGATCAAGTCGTCGTGCGCCAGCAATCAGTCGCGGTCGATGGTGACGTGGTCATCGCCACTCTTGAGAGCGAGACGACCATCAAACGATTGCGGATTAATAAGAGCCGCGTGATGCTCGTCGCTGAGAATCCTCAATATCGATCCATCGAAGTGAGAACCCCAGAGGCGACTATCCAAGGTGTGGTCGTCGGACTGATGCGTGCGTACCACGAGAGCGGCGCAACCGCCCATCCATCGACGCGTCGAACTGCGCGAAGAATCGCCCCTGGGAGGTGCCTAAGCGTGAGCCAGAAAAAACGCAGGGAGCATCTCGGCAAAAGCCATCTGTTTGGCGGGAGCAGGACGACCGCGAAACTTGATGTGGTCGCAGAATACCTAGCTGCTTATACGACAGCGCTGAAGAATACGCCCTTTCTGAAGGGTTACATCGATGCATTCGCGGGCACAGGCTACCGCGAGGCTAGGCCTGAGAGCGAGACCGGGTTGTCGTCACAATCGTTGCTGTTTCCCGATCTCGCGGAGCCGGAACCGCAGGATTTGCTGGAAGGCTCAGCCGTCCGAGCGCTGAAAACAGATCCCCGATTCGATAGCTACGTTTTTATCGAGCGGAGTCCGGCACGGTGCAAGCAGCTTGAAGACCTCAGGTCGCAGTTCCCACACCTTGCAAGTGCAATCCAGATCCGCGAGGGCGAAGCTAACCTGGAAATCCAGGCGCTATGCAGCAAGAACTGGAGCTCGCATCGCGCCGTTCTTTTCCTCGATCCGTACGGGATGCAGGTGGAGTGGAAGACGATTGATGCGATCGCCAAAACGAAAGCTATCGACCTCTGGGTGCTGTTCCCGCTTGGCATCGGCGTGAACCGCCTGCTGACGAAGTCGGGCGGCATACCGGAATCATGGAAAAGACGCCTCGATCTGTTGCTTGGGACTGAGGACTGGTACGAGGAGTTCTACCGGGTTGAGAGCACGCCCACGCTTTTTGGGAAACCCGAGGAGCAAGTTGTAAAGGCGACGATAGACACGGTCGGGCAATACTTCATTAGGCGCCTCAAGACGGTATTCGCCGGCGTTGCAGACGAGCCAAAGGTCTTGCTGAATTCAGCGAACTGCCCTCTCTACCTCCTATGTTTCGCAGCAAGTAATTCAAATGGCGCAAACATTGCTCTGAAGATCGCAAATCATTTGTTGAAGAAGGTGGTGCTGTAA
- a CDS encoding DUF5131 family protein codes for MARGSGIEWTESTWNPVTGCTKLSPGCKFCYAERMAERLQAMGQENYRNGFRLTLQPHMLDVPLRWKKPQIIFVNSMSDLFHKDVPLDYIRRIFEIMRRAHWHRFQVLTKRSERLAELDSKLEWAPNIWMGVSVESENYRSRIHDLRQTRALLKFLSLEPLLGPLHNLDLRGIDWVIVGGESGFSARALDPAWATDLRDQCRNANVPFFFKQWGGKNKKQAGRVLDGQIWDQMPVNRFANQRTNARG; via the coding sequence ATGGCTCGTGGCTCTGGAATCGAGTGGACGGAGTCCACTTGGAACCCGGTTACAGGATGCACAAAGCTCAGTCCAGGCTGCAAATTTTGTTACGCTGAGCGCATGGCGGAGCGCCTACAGGCTATGGGACAAGAGAACTACCGCAATGGATTCCGGCTGACGCTCCAACCGCACATGCTCGACGTGCCACTCCGATGGAAGAAGCCCCAAATTATATTTGTAAACTCGATGAGCGATCTTTTTCACAAAGACGTCCCGCTCGACTACATCCGACGCATCTTCGAGATCATGCGCAGAGCGCACTGGCACCGGTTCCAAGTCTTGACGAAAAGATCGGAACGTCTCGCCGAACTCGATTCCAAGCTTGAGTGGGCGCCGAACATTTGGATGGGAGTGAGCGTAGAGAGCGAGAACTATCGTTCACGAATCCATGACCTTCGCCAGACGCGGGCGCTGCTGAAATTCCTATCACTGGAACCACTTCTAGGTCCACTACATAACCTCGATCTCCGCGGCATCGATTGGGTCATCGTAGGTGGCGAGTCTGGCTTCAGTGCTCGTGCTTTGGATCCTGCCTGGGCAACCGACCTGCGCGATCAATGCCGGAACGCCAATGTACCATTCTTCTTCAAGCAATGGGGCGGGAAGAACAAGAAGCAGGCTGGCAGAGTTCTCGACGGACAGATCTGGGATCAGATGCCTGTCAATCGATTTGCCAACCAAAGGACCAACGCGCGCGGCTAA